The Aureimonas mangrovi genome contains the following window.
GTCGCGCAGGACCGCGTCACGGAGAAGGCGTTCCTCAACGGGATCGGCATCGCCACCGCTCCCTGGCGCGCGGTCGACGACGAGCCGGAACTCGCCCACGCCCTCCTCGACCTTGGCGGCGACTGCATCGTGAAGACGCGGCGCATGGGCTACGACGGCAAGGGCCAGGCGTCGCTGCGCGACGGCGCGCCGATCGACGGCGTGCTCGACAGCCTCGGGCGCGTTCCCGCGATCCTCGAAAAGCGCGTCGCCTTCGAGCGCGAGATTTCCGTCGTCGCCGCGCGCGCGGCGGACGGCACGGTGCGGGCCTTCGATCCGGCCGAGAACGTCCACCGCAACGGCATCCTGCGCACCTCCACCGTGCCGGCGCGGGCCAGCGAAGCGGCGCAGGCGCAGGCCCGCGAGATCGCCGGTCGAATCCTCGAAAAGCTCGGTTATATCGGCGTCATTGGCGTCGAGTTCTTTCTCCTCGAAGGGGATCGTCTCCTCGTCAACGAGATCGCCCCGAGGGTCCACAATTCCGGCCACTGGACGGAGGCAGCCTGCGCGGCCTCGCAGTTCGAGCAGCATGTGCGCGCCGTCGCCGGCTGGACGCTGGCCGCCCCCGCCCGCCACAGCGACTGCGTGATGGACAATCTCATCGGCGAAGACATCGACGCCGTACCCGCCATCCTCGCAGAGCCAGCGGCTGTGCTGACGCTCTACGGCAAAGCCGAGACGCGGGCGGGCCGCAAGATGGGCCACGTCACTCGCCTGTCGCCGCGCGCCGATACCCTTGGGGATCACGCCGCCGCTCGTTGACAGCAACGGGTGCCGCCTGTATGTCGGCGGCATCGAAGCGCGGCCGGTGACGGGCGCGTTTTTCCCAGCGACGGCATGGAGGCATGGATCGTCGCGTTATTATCGACGGTCGGGTCCCATGAAGATCAAGAATTCGCTGAAGGCTCTGAAGGGTCGCCATCGCGCCAACCGCATGGTTCGCCGCAAGGGTCGTATCTACATCATCAACAAGCAGGCCCCGCGCTTCAAGGCGCGCCAGGGCTGATCGAAAAGCGGATCGTTCGGGCGGCCTGATGCCGCTCGCGCGATTATTGCTTGAGGGCATGCGCGGTATCGTTAAAGTCGATGCCATGCGTGCCCTTTTCCTTTGTGCCGTCCTCGGCACCGCCCTCGCCTTTCCCACCGCCGAGCGCGTGAACGTGCAGAAAGGCGGCGCGCTTCCCGAAACCGGGGAGCCTCAGCAGCCCGACGTGAAGCTGAAGGCCGCAGAAGGCCTTGACGCGCAAGCTCCCGCCGCTCCTGTGGACTCAACGTCCGACGACCCGGCCGACCGGCTCGACGCGCTCTTTGCGCAGCTCAAGCGCGAGCGATCGCCGGAAGCGGCCGAGGCGATCGCCGGCCAGATCCAGGCTGCATGGCTGGAAAGCGGCAGCGCGACCGTCGATCTCCTGATGCTCTGGGCGGCGACCGCCAGCGCCACTTCCGATGCGGGCGTCGCCTTCGACCTTCTCGAACAGGCGATGGTGCTCAAGCCGGACTACGCTGAGGCTTACAATGCGCGCGCGACGGCCAATTTCCTGCTGTCGCGCTACGGACGCTCGCTTGCCGACATCGAACAGACACTGATTCGCGAGCCCCGCCATTTCGGCGCGTTGATGGGGCTGGGTGCCATCCTCGAACAACTCGACCGCAAGGACGGTGCGATGGACGCCTACCGGCGCGCGCTCGCGGTTTATCCGGCGATGCGCGAGGCGCAGGAGGCGCTCGGCCGCCTCGCCGACGAGACGAGCGGCCAGAGCCTCTGATCATCGCCTGACGCGCTGTCAGGCGGCTGAAATGCCGTCCGAGCCGATATAGGCGATGCGCAGCATGTTGGTGGCACCCGGCGTGCGCAGCGGCACGCCCGCCGTCACGATGATCCGCTCGCCGACATGGGCATGACCCTCGGCGACGGCCACGCGGCAGGCCTTGTCGACCATCTCGTCGAGGTCGCTCGCATCTTCCGTCACTACGCAGTGAAGGCCCCAGACGAGCGCGAGGCGCCGTGCCGTGCCGAGCACCGGCGAGAGCGCCACGATCGGCAGGAGCGGACGCTCACGCGAGGTGCGCAGGCCGGTCGTGCCGGTCGAGGTGTAGGTGACGATCGCCGCGACGCTCAGCGTCTCGGCCATCTGGCGTGCGGCGAGCGACACCGCGTCGGCCCCCGTCGCCTCGGCGAGCGGGCGCGAGGCCGAGATGATGCTGGGATAAAGGGGGTCCTTTTCCACCTGCACCGCGATGCGGCTCATCGTCTCCACCGCCTCGACAGGATAGTCGCCGGCGGCCGATTCGGCCGAGAGCATCACCGCGTCGGCGCCCTCGAAGACGGCGATCGACACATCTGAAACCTCGGCGCGCGTCGGCACGGGCGCCGTGATCATCGATTCCAGCATCTGCGTGGCGACGACGACGGGCTTGCCGGCCTTGCGCGCGAGGCGGACCATGCGCTTCTGGATGCCCGGCACGGCCTCCAACGGCATCTCGACACCGAGATCGCCGCGCGCGACCATGATCGCGTCCGACAGTTCGATGATGTCGTCGAGACGCTCCACCGCCTGCGGCTTCTCGATCTTCGACATCAGCGCAGCGCGGCCGCGCGCGATCTTGCGCGCTTCCGAAAGGTCTTCCGGGCGCTGGATGAAGGACAGCGCCACCCAGTCGACCCCTTCGGCGAGGACGGCGTCGAGGTCTCGCCGGTCCTTCTCGGTCAGCGCGCCGCTCGACAGCAGCGTATCCGGCAGGCTGACGCCCTTGCGGTCCGAGATGCGGTTTCCGGCAACGACCTTCGTCTCGACCCGGCGCCCATCCGTTTTCGTCACGACGAGTTGCAGACGCCCGTCGTCGATCAGGAGACGGTGACCCGGCTCGACGGCGGACAGGATCTCTGGATGCGGCAGGTAGACCCGCGTCGCGTCCCCCGGCGTCTCGTCGTCGTCGAGGACGAAGGTCTGGCCGGCCGTCAGATCGACCTTGCCCTCGGCGAACTTGCCGACGCGCAGCTTCGGCCCCTGAAGGTCGGCGAGGATGCCGATCGGGCGGCCCACCGCCTCTTCCACACTGCGGATCCGCCGCACGAGCTCGCGCATCAGATCATGGTCTGCGTGGCTCATATTGATGCGGAACGTGTCCGCACCGGCCTCATGCAGCTTGCGGATCATCGCCTCCTCGGAGGAGGCGGGGCCGAGAGTGGCGAGAATCTTCGCTCGGCGATTGCGCTTCATTGACCGGTCGCTTCTTCTTGAGTTTCGTCGCCCGCATCCGGGGCAGGCTCGGCATTTGCGTCCGGCTCGGCGGCATCGGCAGACGCGGGCTCGGCGTCCGAGCGCGGCGCCTCGGTCAGCTGGACCATCCAGCTCGCCTGGCCGCCGGTGTCGTACTCTCGGAAGCCCATCTCCTGGAAGCCGCGCGAGAAGCAGTCCTGAACGCCGACGACGCGGAACTCGTTCTCGGCGATGCACAGCTCGATGTCGCCGGCCCAGCGGCCGACCCCGTCGGAGTCTTCCGCGTAGAGGTAGTAGTAGCGCGAGGACAACTGCCCCTCGACGACGGAGCGGCAGGTGGTGGCGGGAATGCGCCACCAACCCTCGCTAACCCATCCTTCCGCGTCACGATAGCCGATGGCGACGCCCACGAGAGCCTGCGTGCCGTTGCAGACGCGGAAATCGGCCTTCGCGGTGGAGACGGCCTGCGGGGCGAAGAGGAAGAGCGTGGCTGCCGAGGAAAGGATCGCGAGACGGGCGAGCGCGCGGGCGACGGGCGGCCGGATCGGCATGAAGGGGACCTCGCACATCCTGGACTGGAGACGATACGGACTCTTCCATACCGTCGCATTGTGTCAACGCATCGTCGCGTCTTTTGCGTCTTCTGGAACGATCGCCGCGCGCGCGCAAGGGAAACGACGGGGCAAGCGGCGGCTTGAAGCAGCGGCGGACACCGTCGATATGGCGGGCAGGTATACAAAGTGAGGGAGACCATCATATGGACGAGGACCGGGCGCGCATCGAATACGAGGCAGCCGTCTATCGCCGGCTGCGCGATCATCTGCGCGAGCGCACCGACGTGCAGAACATTGACTTGATGAACCTCGCCGGATTTTGCCGCAACTGCCTGTCAAACTGGTATCGCGAGGCCGCCGAGGCGAGCGGCGAGACCATGACCAAGGACGAGGCGCGCGAGATCGTCTACGGCATGCCCTACGAGGAATGGCGCGCCCTTCATCAGACTGAGGCGAGCGCTGAACAGAAGAGTGCATTCGAGACGTCGGGGAAGCACGGCTGAGTGAACACCCGCCCGCTTCGGAAGCCATTGCGGCTTCCATTGGCGGCCCGAAGTCTGCTATCGCCCCCCGCACAGCAGACAGAATGGGGTTCACCGAACATGTCCGACGCCAGCCCGGTCGCGCAGGACCATCTCCGATCCTTCGTGGAGCGCATCGAGCGCCTGGAGGAGGAGAAGAAGACGATCGCGGACGACATCAAAGACGTCTATGCGGAGGCCAAGGGCACCGGCTTCGACACCAAAGTGCTGCGCAAAGTGATCTCGCTGCGCAAGCAGGACCAGAACGAGCGCGCCGAGCAGGACGCGATCCTGGAACTTTACCTTCAGGCACTCGGCATGACGCCCGGCGCGTCTGCCTGAGTTCGACGCGCGACCGCGAGGGGCACATGCAAAAGGCGCGGGACCCTTCGGCCCCGCGCCTTTTGCATGCCGTAAGAGAGCGACCTGCGTCTGCGCTCAGCGTGTCCCGCGGCGACGCTTGTGGCCGAGGCCCATCTGCTTGGCGAGGCGCGAGCGCGCAGCCGCGTAGTTCGGGGCGACCATCGGATAGTCGGCCGGCAGATCCCACTTCTCGCGGTATTCCTCGGGCGAAAGATTGTAGTGCGTCATCAGGTGGCGCTTGAGCGACTTGAACTTCTTCCCGTCCTCGAGACAAATGATGTAGTCGTCGGTGACGGACTTCTTGATGGCGACGGCCGGCTTCGGCTTCTCGATCTGCTGCACCACCGGCGCGGCGGTGGTGCGCCCGAGCGCGCCGTAGACGTCCGAGATCAGGCCCGGCAAATCGGAGACCGGAAGGGAGTTGTTGCTGACGTAGGCTGCGACGACTTCGGCGGTCAGCTCCATCAGCATTTCGTTGTTGTCGGGCGTCTCGATCTGATCCATCACATCACCTGTTCCGTGCGCGCGCGCCCACAAAGGTGCCGCGCGATTTCTTCAAAGATCCGCCCTCGGTGCGCGCCATGGTAAGCCGCATAGGAGAATCGTTCTTCGGGCTATCAAACTTCACAGGTCTATTTAATGTCTGCTATCGCGTGTCAAGCCTAAGCTTAATCGACATGCCGCAATAGCGCGTGTTTCGTGACGTTAAAATACAAACATTACATCGCTGTCAGCTTTCCGGGCGGCGATGTCGGCGGCCCAAGCTGACGATGTCCGCTCGTTCTCGCAACCAATGCTTGGACTGCAACTGACAACTTGAACTTGTTTCGCACATTCCATGATTGAGAAGAGGCCGCACTCCCTTCGGAATACGGCCTCTTCCCGGATATTGATTGGCGAGGAACGGTTAGTTGAGTTGGCGCATCGCGGGACGGTCGACGGCGGACCCGCTGAAGCGGTCGCTCGCCGGGTTTGCCTGCGACGGTGCAAAGCCGGTTGCAAGCACCGAGACGGGGACGTCCACCACGAGAAAGCCGTTGCCCGAGCGTCGACCAAGGCCCTGGCCACCGCCGTCCACTTCGCCGCCCGCCGTCACCAACGAGGCGACCTCGATGCGATTGGCGATGGCTTCGTGCGAGCCGGCGGACTCGTCGCTGGCAGGCTGCGCCGCCTGCCGCAGGACGCGACCGGACTTGCCGCTGAGCCCGGCCACCTGTTGCTGCGGCTCCTCCGCCGGCATTTCGGGGCTCTCGTTGAGGGCGGCGAGCAGCGCTGAGCGTGCTTCAGCCGGAATCTCGGCGGGCTGCCCCTCGGCGGGCGGGACGGCCGCGGCAATCTCCGCCGCGATCGCATCGCCCGGCAGCGCAGCGATCGCGGTTTCCCCGGCATCGGCCAGGTCTTCGACCGCGGATGACAGAGCGGACTCCCCCGCCGGCGCCGAGACCGGGATCGGGGTGGAGGCTGCTGCGAGCAACGCCTCGAACGCGGGCCGCTGGCTGGGCGTGGGAACGGCGTAGGCAAGCTGGCCTGGCGCAGCGGCGCTCGGTGCCGGCTCATCGAGCGCGGCCATCAAGGTCGATTCCACCTCGTCTTGCGGCTCTGCGGGTGCCGCGCCGGCCGCAGCTGCGGCACGGCTCGG
Protein-coding sequences here:
- a CDS encoding 5-(carboxyamino)imidazole ribonucleotide synthase; its protein translation is MPLAPLRLGGTIGIVGGGQLGRMLATAAARLGLKTVILDPQADCPASFVAARTIVASYDDRAALAELAKASGVVTYEFENVPYEPLAALAEHVPVHPTVEALAVAQDRVTEKAFLNGIGIATAPWRAVDDEPELAHALLDLGGDCIVKTRRMGYDGKGQASLRDGAPIDGVLDSLGRVPAILEKRVAFEREISVVAARAADGTVRAFDPAENVHRNGILRTSTVPARASEAAQAQAREIAGRILEKLGYIGVIGVEFFLLEGDRLLVNEIAPRVHNSGHWTEAACAASQFEQHVRAVAGWTLAAPARHSDCVMDNLIGEDIDAVPAILAEPAAVLTLYGKAETRAGRKMGHVTRLSPRADTLGDHAAAR
- the ykgO gene encoding type B 50S ribosomal protein L36 — encoded protein: MKIKNSLKALKGRHRANRMVRRKGRIYIINKQAPRFKARQG
- a CDS encoding tetratricopeptide repeat protein, whose translation is MRALFLCAVLGTALAFPTAERVNVQKGGALPETGEPQQPDVKLKAAEGLDAQAPAAPVDSTSDDPADRLDALFAQLKRERSPEAAEAIAGQIQAAWLESGSATVDLLMLWAATASATSDAGVAFDLLEQAMVLKPDYAEAYNARATANFLLSRYGRSLADIEQTLIREPRHFGALMGLGAILEQLDRKDGAMDAYRRALAVYPAMREAQEALGRLADETSGQSL
- the pyk gene encoding pyruvate kinase — its product is MKRNRRAKILATLGPASSEEAMIRKLHEAGADTFRINMSHADHDLMRELVRRIRSVEEAVGRPIGILADLQGPKLRVGKFAEGKVDLTAGQTFVLDDDETPGDATRVYLPHPEILSAVEPGHRLLIDDGRLQLVVTKTDGRRVETKVVAGNRISDRKGVSLPDTLLSSGALTEKDRRDLDAVLAEGVDWVALSFIQRPEDLSEARKIARGRAALMSKIEKPQAVERLDDIIELSDAIMVARGDLGVEMPLEAVPGIQKRMVRLARKAGKPVVVATQMLESMITAPVPTRAEVSDVSIAVFEGADAVMLSAESAAGDYPVEAVETMSRIAVQVEKDPLYPSIISASRPLAEATGADAVSLAARQMAETLSVAAIVTYTSTGTTGLRTSRERPLLPIVALSPVLGTARRLALVWGLHCVVTEDASDLDEMVDKACRVAVAEGHAHVGERIIVTAGVPLRTPGATNMLRIAYIGSDGISAA
- a CDS encoding DUF1244 domain-containing protein, with the translated sequence MDEDRARIEYEAAVYRRLRDHLRERTDVQNIDLMNLAGFCRNCLSNWYREAAEASGETMTKDEAREIVYGMPYEEWRALHQTEASAEQKSAFETSGKHG
- a CDS encoding DUF2312 domain-containing protein, whose product is MSDASPVAQDHLRSFVERIERLEEEKKTIADDIKDVYAEAKGTGFDTKVLRKVISLRKQDQNERAEQDAILELYLQALGMTPGASA
- a CDS encoding MucR family transcriptional regulator, giving the protein MDQIETPDNNEMLMELTAEVVAAYVSNNSLPVSDLPGLISDVYGALGRTTAAPVVQQIEKPKPAVAIKKSVTDDYIICLEDGKKFKSLKRHLMTHYNLSPEEYREKWDLPADYPMVAPNYAAARSRLAKQMGLGHKRRRGTR